A single window of Balaenoptera acutorostrata chromosome X, mBalAcu1.1, whole genome shotgun sequence DNA harbors:
- the ZC4H2 gene encoding zinc finger C4H2 domain-containing protein isoform X2: MADEQEIMCKLESIKEIRNKTLQMEKIKTRLKAEFEALESEERHLKEYKQEMDLLLQEKMAHVEELRLIHADINVMENTIKQSENDLNKLLESTRRLHDEYKPLKEHVDALRMTLGLQRLPDLCEEEEKLSLEPACHVINKFTGMHLYALCAKPRVGPGTPKSQNGSRMNEKRENT; encoded by the exons GAACAAGACCCTGCAGATGGAAAAGATCAAGACCCGTTTGAAGGCTGAGTTTGAGGCCCTTGAATCAGAGGAGAGGCACCTGAAGGAATACAAGCAGGAGATGGACCTCCTGCTACAGGAGAAGATGGCCCATGTGGAGGAACTCCGACTGATCCACGCGGATATCAATGTG ATGGAAAACACCATCAAACAGTCTGAGAATGACCTAAACAAGCTGCTAGAGTCTACCCGGCGGCTACATGATGAGTATAAGCCGCTGAAGGAACATGTGGATGCCCTGCGCATGACTCTGGGCCTGCAGAGGCTCCCTGACTTAtgtgaagaggaggagaagctCTCCTTGGA GCCTGCTTGTCATGTCATCAACAAATTCACCGGAATGCACCTATATGCCCTCTGTGCAAAGCCAAGAGTCGGTCCAGGAACCCCAAAAAGCCAAAACGGAAGCAGGATGAATGAAAAGAGGGAGAACACTTAG
- the ZC4H2 gene encoding zinc finger C4H2 domain-containing protein isoform X1, with translation MADEQEIMCKLESIKEIRNKTLQMEKIKTRLKAEFEALESEERHLKEYKQEMDLLLQEKMAHVEELRLIHADINVMENTIKQSENDLNKLLESTRRLHDEYKPLKEHVDALRMTLGLQRLPDLCEEEEKLSLDYFEKQKAEWQTEPQEPPIPESLAAAAAAAQQLQVARKQDTRQTATFRQQPPPMKACLSCHQQIHRNAPICPLCKAKSRSRNPKKPKRKQDE, from the exons GAACAAGACCCTGCAGATGGAAAAGATCAAGACCCGTTTGAAGGCTGAGTTTGAGGCCCTTGAATCAGAGGAGAGGCACCTGAAGGAATACAAGCAGGAGATGGACCTCCTGCTACAGGAGAAGATGGCCCATGTGGAGGAACTCCGACTGATCCACGCGGATATCAATGTG ATGGAAAACACCATCAAACAGTCTGAGAATGACCTAAACAAGCTGCTAGAGTCTACCCGGCGGCTACATGATGAGTATAAGCCGCTGAAGGAACATGTGGATGCCCTGCGCATGACTCTGGGCCTGCAGAGGCTCCCTGACTTAtgtgaagaggaggagaagctCTCCTTGGA TTATTTTGAGAAGCAGAAAGCAGAGTGGCAGACGGAGCCTCAGGAGCCCCCGATCCCTGAATCCTTGGCCGCCGCAGCCGCTGCCGCCCAACAACTCCAAGTGGCTAGGAAGCAGGACACTCGGCAGACAGCCACCTTCAGGCAGCAGCCCCCACCTATGAAG GCCTGCTTGTCATGTCATCAACAAATTCACCGGAATGCACCTATATGCCCTCTGTGCAAAGCCAAGAGTCGGTCCAGGAACCCCAAAAAGCCAAAACGGAAGCAGGATGAATGA